The genomic window TACATATTAAGATCGGGACACTGCCGTTACAGCTCCGTCCACCACTTGACAAGACGCTCCTAAAATCGCCCTCAGGCGAGTGGTTTCCCCGGAACTCGGGTAACAATTACGGCGCTCGCTTGCTGGGCTCAGTCCGTGGTAGGGCGGGACGCAACTATTGAGCCAGTCGAGGTTGACCAGGCAAGCTGTTCCAATAGGCCGAATTGGTCCCACCGTTGTTGCTCTCATCGGCATTCGACTTTTGTGCTTTTGCGGCCTGCGCTTCCTTGGCTTTCCTTTGTAGTTCGAGACTCTGGGTCAACAATCTATGATTCTCGACCTCGCGCGTGTGCTGCATCCTTCTCTCGTAATCGTAATCAGCCCATTGCCTGGAACGGGGCGCGATAACGTGGCTTGATTAGTGGGCGGGGTCCGAGCTATAACCCCCAACCCCAGTTGGGCTTGCAATAGCGCCGCAAGATAAAAGAGTAGCTAGGAAGAATTGAGAACGCATCGTCGCAGAGTGAATTCTGTGAGGACAATAAGAGTAGGTAGGGAAGTGGATGTTGAATAGAAGTTTGAACGATTAAAGTTGTAGCGAGTGATCCCAATTATCAGTTTTACTTGAACAACGGGTTAACGTACGTTATTTATATTTGACTTCTATTTTTAACCCATTGATTGCCATAGTGGGTTCCTGCCTTTATATAAATACTCCTCATGTAGATTACATGCACACTTAGTCGTGTATTTTGCACTTAGTCGTGCATTATTTGTCGGCATTATTTGCATCTTATCTCAATATTGAAAAGGACGGACTTGTTCATGCTACTTGACCCTCAAGCACCCCCAACGCTCCAAGAGCTTCTGACTGCTCGGGCTGCCCGTGGGTGGTTGCAAGGTTAATGCTGTTTATGCTAACGACAAGTCCATAACTGGATCTGCGGACCAGGAGCCCCCGGGGAAAAGGTTCAAGCTAAATTCCCAAAGCTGCAACCCTGTTCGCCCACCTGGGATTTTTCGAATCTCACAGGCAAGAGCCAGAATGTTGTGCTAAGTGACAACAACACCACAGAGCTGGTGGAAACTGGAAAGTCACCCTGGGGAAACAAAAGGGACCATCTTGAGTCCAAGGCACCGGGCCTTGGGATGGCCAGAAGTTGATAACACGGGCGATGTACTGCTGCTTCGAGAAATCAAAAAGGAACCGACTGTCAAGCAAGTCGAGCTGCTCTGCAAGCTTGCCTGCGATGTTGTTGGTTCAATTAATCGCAAATTTGCAGGACCGAGGTGAGAACGACGACAGGCAGCTGATTCCGGCAGGCTACGACAACAGGAGAACGCAGAGATCCTCATGCGGCATACGCACAAACAATTAGCATGGAAAGCGATAATGAAGGTTATtgtagtctagtctagtgggaggatttctttcttttcttttccttttttttcaaatcTTTATCTCTATCTCTCTTTTGACACAATCATGTTTGCAGTCTTGATTCTTGAAATAGAGCGATATCTGTCACAAGCCTGGATGTAGGCGACAAGGTCACTTGAAAGTTGCCCTTTTTGGAAACAAGATAAttgcctaggtaggcaacAGGAAAAGGGTCGAGTGACTTTGCCAATCACAAAGGTGGGTGGCAAAAATTTGACTCATATAACAGACCAACTATTATCCATACTTTAACCACGTTTACCTTCCTCACCCGTCGGCAAATTACTCGAGCACAACCAATACTTGGCGGAGTGGCAGGCGGTTGCACCATGGTGGGAAAAGATCGTCAATATAACATCAGGGATCCACGCGGGGAGGATTCTCCGGGCTGGATGTCGGCACGGGCCCATGCATCGGATGCAAGCGATTTAGAGTATAAGTGTAAAAAGTAGGTAGTTAATTAAGCAATAAAGTAGATACAGTATTAAAGAAATGATGTACAACTAAATAAATACTAGACATAAATTTGATTTCAACGCCGACAGAGCAAGACCCAGCCCTAACCCAAAAAGCCAACAAAGCTCATTGGAAAACcttggccaggttgttctgGAAGCTGCCATCCTTGAAGGGCACGCCAGCGGCGCCAAAGTCGGTCCACTCGAGGGCGTtcctggcggcctgggtCATGGTGTCCCAGCTGACGAGGGGCTGCTCGCCGCCCCTCTCGCCGGTGAAGCCCATCTGGTGGTTGAGGGGCCAGTTGCTAAAGTAGCGGATCAGGGCGCGGTCGCCGTCCCTGGCGATGCTGTCGCGCGTGTCGTAGCCGCCGTggcccgaggccgaggcgccGATGATGCGGGCGTTGGCGCTGTTGACGTCGTCGAGCCAGATGATGACGTTCTCCCAGTCGTGGCGGTGGCCCATGCCCGGCGACGGCGAGTCCTTGGGCATGTACCACGAGTACATGATGGCCCCGCGTCCCGCCTGCGTGCCCGCCCGAGCGTAGACCTGGCCGACGTTCTTGGAGCAGCCGGACGAGTGGCTGCCCGACGTTTTGAGACCGCCGCTGTGAGGTGTCTTGTTAGTGGAAGGACTTGTGACAAAGAGATTGGAACtaactaaaaaaaaacacaaaagaAACCTACCCAGTGTTGCCCCATTGGTCCACCGCAGGGAACGGCACGCAGCCGCTGAATACCTTGAGCCACGGCTTGAAGCGGAGCATGTTCCGGCCCGCGTTGCTGTTGGGCAC from Pyricularia oryzae 70-15 chromosome 4, whole genome shotgun sequence includes these protein-coding regions:
- a CDS encoding elicitor; this encodes MLPKFFTLLATAVSAVAAGPLAARDVINHDAVVGFPQSVPNSNAGRNMLRFKPWLKVFSGCVPFPAVDQWGNTGGGLKTSGSHSSGCSKNVGQVYARAGTQAGRGAIMYSWYMPKDSPSPGMGHRHDWENVIIWLDDVNSANARIIGASASGHGGYDTRDSIARDGDRALIRYFSNWPLNHQMGFTGERGGEQPLVSWDTMTQAARNALEWTDFGAAGVPFKDGSFQNNLAKVFQ